The sequence CGCGAACGCATCGGCATCTGCCAGGTCGTTGGCACCGTCGGCGCTCGGCTCGCTTGCGGCTGGGTGCGGGGGACCGCTACTGGACGATTCCTCAGGTTCTTCGACACCATCAAGGTGCGAGATGGCCAAGTTGGTACGTGGAACGGGCTCGGCCTGAAGCCGGAGGCGGCGCTCGAGGCGCTGGAGCGCCTGGACCGCCCGGTCCTCTTCGGTTTGGGCCGTTGCTAGCGCAGAGATAACCCACGCGTCTTCGCGGGCGGAGGCTTCGCGGGCTGCGACAGCCACGCCGAACCGAATGAGCTGGCCAACTTCGCGGTCGATATCGCTCATGGCCCGCAGCAATGGGTATGTCGTCAATGCCTCCGTCGGGGGTGAGTCGTCGGTGAACGCGCGGTAGAACGCCCAGGGCTCCGGGTCTGGATCTAGCCGAGCGATGGCCCGGAGGATCGGCCGCAGGTATGCGTACGGCTCGCTGTCGAAGACTGCACCCCGCTTTCGTTCCCATAGCATCAGAACCACATTCCGGGTGGTCGTGGCCAGTTCGGCATCGTTCGGGTCCGCTTCGCACTGCGATATGAGATCCGCCAGGTGATGTGACATCCAGCGGCCGACAACGTCACTGCGGTCGAGTGCGTCCGCGAGGTCCCGTCCGAGCTGAAGTACCGGGTCGTTGTCAGAACTCATGAGCGTCTCCCGCGGTGTCGAAGAGGAAGTACTTGGTGTAGGGCTGCAAGAAGCGCATTCGGTCGTCCTCGTCGTCCCCATCGTCTCGCCAACCGCGGAGCGGCGAACTGTCTTCCGACCGGCGCTGCACCTCGACTTCCACGATGAGCCATCTGTCGAGGGTGCGAAGGGTGGCAGTTAGCCACGAGAGGTCGACCGTGAGGCTGTGGCCGGCCGAGCCGACCGTCTGCCTCGCATCCGTGTAGTTGCTCCACTGTGTGGAGGTCGCTACAACCCTCGTGCCAGTGCTCCAAATGCGGTAGTCGGTGTCGGCCGTGACCGACCCTAGCCGCGGGATCGGTTCAGCAAACTGGATCGGTGGGAACTCCATCGACCCCGCGTACGGATCTTGGCAGTCGCGTCCGGAGGTGTAGACGGGAGAGTTGATCCAACCTGTGAGTTCGAACCCAGGGACGGCGGAGCTGTACTCCTCGTCGTCAGCGTCCGGTATCCGGAAGGCGTGTTTGTCGGGTGCCGTCTGGAGCGCTCGGATCAGGGCGGTCGCCGTGCTCGGGTTGACCAGGGCTGAATGAACGCTGACCCGCTCGCTTCGAGAGTAGTATTGAGAGTATCGAGATTCCCACACGACGACCTGATCCGGCGAGGGGCGCAGTTCCTCGTTGAACCGGGCTGAGTTGATCTGATAGATCCAATACGGATCCTGGCCGGACGTCTCTGGGCCGGAACGATCGTGCTCCTCGATGATGGCCCTGGCCGGCTCCGAATCCTGTCGATCGGACAGCCACCGTCCATCAGCCCGGCTGGGGATGTGCCGCTCCAGAAAGCGACCGTATTCGGAGTCCCCTGCATCCGCGTCATCGTCGGATCGGAACACGACAGGGCGATGCGCCAGGAGCATGCCAGCGACCTCGTAGAGCGCCTGAACTGCAAGGTAGAAGTCAAGGTCCTCCTCCCCGGGCCACTCGCTCTTGTGGGAGTAGCCGCTACTCGGATACAGATCGAGCTTGTGCCGCGGGTCGTCCTCGGCGCGACCACGGGATGCAACTGCCCATCGATCGATCAGCACCTCCGAAACGAGGCGCTCGACAGAGCCTTCCGTAAGAGCGAACGCCTCGCCAAGCGGCTTGCACCAGTACTGGCGGAAGTCGAAGAAGAAATGGAACCGCTCGCGCTCCTCGCTGGTGTTCGCTTCGCCGCTGGCTGGTCCTGCCCCAGTACATGCACCCAAAAGGGGTTCGTCCTTGCCACTGGCGTGGGCAATCCCTGCATCTTGTGGGGTGGTGAGCTGAGCGAGCGAACTGAGCTCGTCAAGTTCGCTCCCCCAGTCACGGCGAACGGTCCCAATCGGTCTGCATGCTCCCTCGATCCGTGCTTTCTCTCTAGGATCCAGCGTGAGGAAGCCACCGGCCTGAAGGCGGAGCAGGATGTCTCGCGCGGTCTGAGTATTGACCGCGTGCGGGCTGCCATTGAGGGTCTGTACCAGGAACTCGAGGAACAGCGCTGCCGTCGGGAGCCCTGACGGCTCCGCAGCGGCTCGACTGATGCCGAACAGAAGCCACTGGCGGGCATGCCGTTCATAGAACTCAAGCCGAGCGTCGAGGAACGGTCCGGGATCGGTCCGTCCAAGCGCGAGTTCCAGCAAGTGCGACGCGATGCCGGTGTGGCCAAGAACGAGTGCGAGGTGCACGCAGTGTGCCGCCCGCCATCGGGCTTGCCCCGCAGGGTCGCCCAGGGCGGTCCAGATGACCGAGGCAGTCGCGGCGTTCGGATCCCAGCCGACAGTTGACCCGTGTGGCCGCAGCCCGTCAAGCGCATCCTCGGGCGCGATCTCGTCGAAGAGTGCAGCGGCGGCATCGAAGATCTCAAGGGCATCGTCGGATTCGAGGCGTCGGGCGAGGTTGGTTGCCAGCGCGTAGGCCTCTTCGGCTGTGAATGCCTGCCGATCGGCCAACGCCCTACTGGCGACGTGCTCGTAGTCCGTGTCCGTTCCGGTCGTGGCGTGGGCATGGTCGAGATCCAGCGTCCGCCAGGTGACGAGCAGAAAGTTGGGCGCGAATCGTCGTAATCCAGCAACGAGCACCTCGTCGAGCACTGCTTGCGATGCCATGGATAGAGGCTGGCTGAGCAGTGACTCCAACAGTCGCCTGAGGTCCCAGAAGCTGACTGTGGGACACGCCGCGAATGCGCGCAGGATGTCCGGCGTGGCGCCGCGACTACGGACAACGTAGGCGAAGATGTCTTCTGGGGCGTGGACTTGTCGACCTCGTTCTAGTCCTTTCGCCCATCCTTCTATAGTGGTGAGGTCGAGGTCGTCGAAAGTCGCTCGATCTGGACGATCGGACCATCTGCTGGAGTGGTCCCCGGCCCTCCTAGGCTCACTGGTCCACAGCAGCGACGGGTCGACCCGCTCCAGAGTTTCTCGCGTGATTCCCGAGGCGGTCAGCAGTTCCTCGAGCCCGTTTGCGGTGGGAGGGTGTGCGCGTCGAAACCGAAGGTAGGCGAGCACTGCCGGGAATGGTTCGCTCGACGTACTCGCCAACGACGTGCCCAAGGCGCTTTGGTCCGGGTAACGCCGGCCCAGCGGAAGTAGGATGAGAGTTGCAAGTGGGTCAGCGTTCAATAAGATCGACGGGGTCGTTACGATCGCGTCCGCGAGGTCGCCGATTGGGCTGATCCGGCGGTCTCGCCAGCGTGACCCTATGGCGAGTGCCTCCGGGAGCGACAGGCGCGCCGCCGCCGTGAGAATGTCGGCATGGTAGACGTCGTCGCCCAGATAGTGCTCGATACTCTCAGCGATCTGACCCAACCGGTAGGCGCGGCCTGGCTGGTACCCGCTGTTCGCACCGGCGCTGTTGGCAATCGCCAACAGCGCCGACCATCGGGTCCAAGCATCGTCGCCGATGGCGTTGGTGATCTCCAGCGCTGCCCGAAAGTGGACCGCAGCTTCATCGCTCGAAGTCCGTTGGGTGGCGCGCGCGAGTTGCACGAAGTCGGCGGCGAGGTCTCCGGCATCTTCCCTTGCATTTGACAGATGCCGGTGACAGTCCGCGGCGATCTGCGAGGACAGTGCGTGAAGACTTGGTTGCGTGGCGGCCTGTTGGGTGAGATATGTAAGGGTGCGCCGGTTGATCACTTCGCCGTGGGTGCGTTCATATGCAATAAGTGCCGAATGGTCGACGATCTCGGGATGCCGGGCGATCGCGCGGCCGATGATCCGCAGTACGACGTTGACCCTTGTGTGGTCGATCCGTTCGCGTCCCCATTCCAGTGGAGCGGCCTGCAAGAACCCCGATGCGCGTGCTCCGAAGGTGGCGGTGCGCTCAGCGGACGTGCCGAGGTCGAGATCGAGCCACGCCGCAGCCCAGGAGACAAGGGGTTCGATGTTCTCTCGGTACTCTCGCAGCTCGCGGGAGGACTCGAAGTTCTCGCGTTCGCGGGCGTCGCGGATCCGCGCGCCCTGGATCTCTAGGGGATCCAACGTGCGGCCCTCTAGGCGAGCGAGAAGTGTGAACCCCAAGATGAGTTGCCACACGTCCCGGTCGTACCGTCCGCCGGTTCGGTGGCCTAGATTCTCCGGCAGATACCGACGCAACAGCTGGGTGGCCCGGGATGGTGTGATAATCGCCTCGGCGATGGCGCGGCTGATTAACCAGTTGACGGCGGTGAGGCCACCGTGGACCGGGTCTCCGACTGTTGGCCGGAAGTCGTCGTGGCGGGTCGGACGAATCGGCCTCTTCCGCCGAATGACAGGACGGAGAAGACGCTCGATGATATCTGTGCCGAGTTCGACGTTGCGCTCGGCACACACATGAGCAACCGCCAGCTTGAGGTAACGCCCCTTAGCAAGGCGTGCCAGATCGTCTAGGTCCGCAAGGCGCCCCGCGTCGAGGAGCCGACGGACAATCACTACCCCGACGTCGAACGCGAGGGTGCGGGGTCGCCAGCTGCGCAGGAAGCTCACACACGCGGTGGGACCGTCGGTGTTGAGTAAGCCCCAGGCGACCTGGAGTATGTCGAGCTCGCCGACGCCGGACGCGGCGTCGTCTCGTCTTGACTGACGGACCCAGGCATGCATCCAGGAGACCGCGCTCCGCAGTCGATTTCGTGCCTGGGCTGTCTGCCCGTCGGCTCCTGAGAGAAGGGCGCCCTCAATCGGCAGATTCGAATTGGGCCAACCAGCGGTGATGCTTCGCGTGGCAACGAGTTGCTCGAGGACGCTCGGATCCAGGAAGCGGGCAGCCAAGTCGGTGTGATCCCGGATTAGGTCTAGGCGCCGTGTACGCCCGGCGGTCAGCGCCCCGAGTCTGAGGGCGAGTTGCGCAGCCTCGAAGTCCCTGTCGGCCCGCAATGCTGCGGTGAGCGCAAAGTGAGTCCGCTGTTGCGCGATCTCCCGGCGCTGAATCTCGTTCCGTTTGGCAGCGGGGAGCGCAGTGCCGGGCAGGCGATCATCGGAGAGCGCAAGCCTCACGAGATCGCTAAACCGATTTGCTTCGAAGAGCAGCGCAGGTAGCGAGGCTGCCACGTAGGCATCTTGATCCGCAATGGGAGCCAGGCGCGTGATTAGTGCCTCCAGTTCCAGTCCTTTGGGGCGGTACCGGTCGCGAAACCACGTCTCGGTGGGTTCGTCGCGGAACTGCACTGAGCCGCCGTCAACCAGCAAGGGGCGGCCTAGGTCGGAGACGAAGCTCAAGACGACCGATACATGCACGCCGGCCAACTCGGCCAGCACGCGCACCGGGATCATCGGTCGCAGGGCCGCAAGCCCAACACAGATGGCATCGATCTCGGCACCCGCCCCATGCTGACGGTCCCGAAGGTCTGCGACCTGACGTTCGATCAGCGAATCGAGTGCGTCGCCGGCCGAGACCGGGTTCGGCGCCAACCATGTCAGCGCTTCATGCAAGCTGTCGGTGGCGTCAAGGACCGTCGCCTGCACACGCGGATTCCGGCTGGTCCGTGCATGGAACTCGGAAGCGTCTGCATCGGAGACTGATGCGTAGACCGTCCTCAGGTGGTCACGGGTCTCGTCGAGGTCGAATCCCCGGAGCGCGACGTCCTGGTAGCCGCTAGGCAGTCCCAATAGCGAGATCCGCCCCGAACGACTGGTGACCAGAAGCCGGACGTTCGGCGGGAGCCGCTCACGCACCAAGCCCTGAGCGAAGGAGCGCTCGCCCATCTCCTCAGCGATCATCGCGGCATTGTCCGCGGCGTCGACAACGATCGTCAGCAGCGCATCCGGGTCAGTGACCGAGAGATTTGCTGAGGCCTTGCTTAGCCGGCCCAGGAACGCGCGTGCATAGTCGGCCTCGTCAGCGGTGGCGGAGGGGATGATGGGATCGCACAACCTCCGTCCAGCGAGCTCGTTCACGAGCTGTACGAATCCCTGCTTTGGGCGATGGCGGGGCGCGCTGGGGCGTCGGTACGAACCGTTGCCGAAGCAATCGAAGACGATGGTGACAGAACCGTGCGGTAGGTGGTCTGCGAGGGCCTCAGCGAGGACGCTCTTGCCCACCCCGCCCGGCCCGTGCACGAGAGTCGGCACTCCCGGCGCTTGCTTGACCATTAGAGCGATCTCGGTGAAGTGGTGCCGGGTGATCGGACGCCGCGGGGGGTCAATAAGGTTGGGCGCCGGGAGCAGTTGATCTTCGGACGTCCTCAATGCTGCTAGTACGTCTTCGCGGCGAACGGTCGGGTCACTCCCGGCGATCGAGGTCGCGCGGCTGGAAATCATTTCCCTCAGCAGGAGCGCCTGTTCGGCCGGGGCTCCAGGTAGCAGGTCGGCGACTTCCAGGTCGAGCAGGTTGCGAAGTTTGAGCAGGGACGGCGCGCGCTCGTCGACAACGGTCCGCTTGCACAGATCGGTGATCTCGGCCGCGTCGAGGATTTTCTCGAGGGCAGACCTGATCGGCCTGGTGCCCGTGGAGAGGGTGCCCGCGCTGAGGTCGCGGAGACCACGTAGGGCTGAAGGGGCCGGGGCGCGGTTGCTAATGAACTCGAACCGAGTCCGCTCCAACGCGGCCGGATGGTTGGCTTTCAGTGCTCGGTACTTACGGGCGAAGCCGATCAGCGTCTTGGAAAGGAACGAAAGTGTCCAGGGTGTGTCGGCGTGCCGGGTCGAGTGCTTGAACTGACGGTAGACCACCCGGTTTGCCTGGTCGATGTCGCTGGAACCCCAGTACTCAGAGAGGTCGATAACCTCATCGCCAGTTGACTGGTGGGCCGTCCAGGCCGCCGGTTGAGCCTGCGGCCTCCAGTCACCGTCGGTCGTCGACGCGTCGGGGGATGAGCTCGGTTCGGGATTCGCCGCCTGCTCACTGGGATCTACTCCCTCGACGATGAGCGTGTGAAGCCCGGATCGCTCGTCGAGTAGCCGCAAGGACTGGCGAGCGGCCCATGTGTAGTGGAACTGGTCGCCATCCCGACTTGGCCGGAGCAGGTCGGGTGCGGTCATCGCGAGAAAGTCCTTGCTGGAGCGGTCGCCACTCTCCGTAGCGTCATGTCTGCACCACTGCACCACTGCACCACTGCGGCAAGCACGGGAACGTTGCCGATCGCCAGAGTTTGCGGACTCCGAACAAACTGGATGGTGGTTCGATCGGCTGGGGACTCACCAGCGCTCGGCCGACCGGCACTCGTGGTCTCCGGCGCGGGTCGCTTCCGATCCGAACGAATGCGTCGTGCGGCGATGCCGCGATCTACGAACCCGACCATCACACTCCACCACGTAGCATTCCGGCTAGGGGCTCCGCCGGGCTGGTATCGATGCTCCCACGCATGCATTGGGATCTCGCGAGCCACACCGACGCCGGTGCAAGTGACGCACTAGTCACGCCATGCGATCAACTACCGGCGCAGCGCTATCGCATGGGGCTCCGCCTGATCGGAATCTGATCTGGAATGACAATGCGTCGGGGTGAGGCTCCCGTGCACGGTGGCTCGCGAGGCTGTGATGTCGGGGTGGTGGTTGAGGCGCAGGCGGGCCTCGTCGCTGGTACCCGAACTCGCCGTTGATAAGGTCCCGGTGCGCCAACGCCACAACTAGTTCGAAGGCCAGGTGCTGTATAGCGAGGACTGTCACAGGGCTGACACGCTCCTCACCGTATCCATGAATATGCAGGTCAGAGCGTTGTGAGGGAGACTCCCACCGTCTCCGCCATTGTGATGTCTCGGGACATCGTGAACGGCTGAACCCCCGGTTGTGGGGGGTTCAGCCGTTTTTTGGTTGGTCGGTGTGGGTGGGGTTGAGGGTGTGATCGGTGAGGATCTGCCCGGTGGTGGCGTCGATGACGGTGGCGTGGTCGGTGTGGATCAGGGCGATGATTTCGGTGCGGGCGTGGGCGCGGGGCGATGCCGAGGTGGAGCATGTCGTCCTTCAGTGGCGCAACCTGATCTTTCGGGGGTGGTAGGCGTCTTCGCCTTCGGTCAGCCATCGGTGGTGGAGCTTGTGCACGAGGGTCTTGGAGACCCCGTAGCGGTCGGCGACCTGCCCGTAGGTGAGGTTCTGGATGGTCACGGCTTTGATCAGGACTTCGTACTTGGCCACCGTTCACGATGTCGTGAGACATCCCAGCGCCGGTCACCGCCGCGTTCACGATGACGCGAGACATGCGTTCACGATGTCCTGAAACCAGACACCACCGTCTCCGCCAAATATTGAAGAGCCCCGCCCATGGGTTTCGGGCGGGGCTCTTCAATATTCGGCACCTGACAGGCGGCGGGATTCAGGAGGAGCCGAGCGGCTCACGACGAAGGAGCTGGCCGCGGGAGTGTGACTCGGCGACGGTTGGCCAGCAGTGGGGCGTCAGTGCGCTGTCAGTGCGGCAGGCTCAGTCGGGAACGCCTCCAGGGACGCCGTTCTCGACAACGAAGCTGGCACGCGTGTGGATTGGCGCGCCGGGCTCCGAGATGTACGGCACGACGCGGTAGTCGGACCTCATCGTCTCCGGCGTCAGCGTGACGACGTTGTAGCCGCGCTGGAAGTTGCAGAACAACATGTGCGGGTTCTCGGCAAGGTAGGTTTCGCCGATCGGGAGCATGTCCGCACCATCTCGGCCGCTCGCGAGGGACGTGCCGACGATCTCCGTACCCAGCACGGGCGAGTCTGGATCTTCGTAATCCGCCTTCAGGTGCATGAAGTAGTTGTTGTGGCGGTCGCCCGTGACCACGACGATATTCTCGACGCCGCGCTCGCGTGCCTCGGTGAGCACGTGCTCGCGCTCGACGTTGTAGTTGTCCCAGGCTGCGCCGTAGGTGATGGCGTCGGGGTCTGGGTCGCGATCGATCTGGGCCATGGGCTGCTGGTTTCCGATGATCTGCCACCTCGCCTCGGAGGAGGAGAAGCCCTCGACCAACCAGTCGCGTTGTGCACCGCCGAGCATGGTGGCTGAAGCGTCGTCCCGACCGCGTTCGGACCGATACTGGCGTGAGTCGAGCATCGTGAAGTCCGCGAGCGTGCCATAGCCGATGCGTCGGTGGATGCGGATGCCCGGGCCGGCAGGCATCTGCGTGTGGCGCAGCGGCTGGTTCTCGTACATCGCCTGAAATGCGTCGGCCTTGCGCTGCGCGAACACGGCAGGATCCTGATCCGGCTCGTCATCGTGCTCGGACCGCGGTCCGAGCCAGTTGTTCTCGACCTCATGATCGTCGAACGTCGTCAGCCAGGGGCACATCGCGTGAGCCGCCTGCAGATGTGGATCGGACTTGTACAGGCCGTACTGCAGCCGGTAGCGGTCGAGATCGAAGCACTCGGTCCGCAGGTAGTCGGGCATCGGGGTGCCGTCGTGCAGGATCGGCTCGGGGACGTAGGACTCCTCGTAGATGTAGTCGCCGAGGTGTACCACGAGGTCGAGGTCTTCCTCGGCCATGTGCTGCAGGCTCGTGTAGAACCCAGCTTCGTAGCTCTGGCACGAGGCGGTCGCGAATCGGAGTGACGCCGGCATCGTTCCCGGAGCGGGCGCGGTTCGGGTGCGACCGACGGGCGAGACCTCCCTGCCCACCCGGAATCGGTACCAGTACTCCCGGTCAGGGCGTAGACCGCCGACCTCGGGGTGCACGGAGTGCCCGAGTTCGGGTGTCGCGAACGCCACGCCGGCGCGCACCACGCGTCGGAAGCGCTCATCCTCGGCTACCTGGTACTGCACGGGAATCTTCCTGTTCGGCATGCCGCCCCGTCCGTCCGGTGCCAACGGGTCCAGCGCGAGCCGGGTCCACAGCACCACGCTGTCTGCGAGCGGGTCACCTGAGGCAATCCCCAGCGTGAACGGGTACCCGCGTACGCCAGCCGATGCCTCCGCGTCCGGTACTGCGCCGATCCCTAACAGAACCGCTGCCGCGCCCGCGCCCGAGTAACCGAGGAACCGCCGTCGAGTAGTTCTCATCGATCCGACCGTGCCCATCTATGCGCCTCCATTGTTTCGCCGCCAACTGAAATCCCGTTCAGCCTTCGAGACAGCACTGTTCAGATGTGACTCGTCTATGTCAAGAATCTAATTCAAATTAGTAACTAGGAAGGGTTCTATCTCGAACATGCGACTTCTTTGCAGTTCGTCGACACGGCTTCATGAGCGCTATCTCATGCGGATTGGAGGCGTGAGACGGTCTTGGCGGCGTGACAATCGCCCGCATCGCGGGCGTCCCCAGGCGGCGGTGGGCTCGCTCGCACTCCCACCACACAGCCCGGCAGCCTGGAACTGCGTGGCCGCACTGGCGGGTGGGGCCAGATCTCCGCGCTCTGTGGATCGATCCCGTGCAGCCCGCGGCCGCCGTTGCCGCACTTCTGGCTCGGCGGTGGCGAACGCGGCAGTGAATCTCCGCTACTGCTGGCAGCCTGAAGAGGGCATTCCTGAGGCCATGGGGTTGCTGAGCCTGCGGTGACATCGTTGCCCGATCGGGCAACGATGCGGTAACGGTTGTTCAAAAGCGCCCATCGGCCCGCGGGATGCCGCTACTCTCCAGGGGTCACTGCCGACTTCCGAGGGACTGCCCGTGTCATTGACTTCAGCGGTACCCCGCGCGAACGCGCCCACCAGGGCCGTCCGCGCCGCAATCCTCCTCGCCATTGCGGCGCTGGCGCTGCTGCTCATGCGGCCGACTTCTGCGAATGCTGAGGTCTCCGACCTGACGCCGCCGCCGGACGGTTGCCTCGCCTACGATGTCGGTGCCGTCGCGATGGAGGACGCCACCGACGTGCAGACGCTCAGCCTTGATCTCGAGGGGCCGGTCGTCCAGGTCATCATCGAGTGGGCCGGGATCTGGCAGCCTGCACCGCTTGACCCCACGATCGGCGTCGAGGTGGACGGACCGGGCGGTGCCCTCTCCGACTCGTACCTCGGCACAGAGTCGACGGACGCGACTGCCCTGCCCGGTA is a genomic window of Ruania zhangjianzhongii containing:
- a CDS encoding helix-turn-helix domain-containing protein translates to MAKYEVLIKAVTIQNLTYGQVADRYGVSKTLVHKLHHRWLTEGEDAYHPRKIRLRH
- a CDS encoding ATP-binding protein, whose translation is MTAPDLLRPSRDGDQFHYTWAARQSLRLLDERSGLHTLIVEGVDPSEQAANPEPSSSPDASTTDGDWRPQAQPAAWTAHQSTGDEVIDLSEYWGSSDIDQANRVVYRQFKHSTRHADTPWTLSFLSKTLIGFARKYRALKANHPAALERTRFEFISNRAPAPSALRGLRDLSAGTLSTGTRPIRSALEKILDAAEITDLCKRTVVDERAPSLLKLRNLLDLEVADLLPGAPAEQALLLREMISSRATSIAGSDPTVRREDVLAALRTSEDQLLPAPNLIDPPRRPITRHHFTEIALMVKQAPGVPTLVHGPGGVGKSVLAEALADHLPHGSVTIVFDCFGNGSYRRPSAPRHRPKQGFVQLVNELAGRRLCDPIIPSATADEADYARAFLGRLSKASANLSVTDPDALLTIVVDAADNAAMIAEEMGERSFAQGLVRERLPPNVRLLVTSRSGRISLLGLPSGYQDVALRGFDLDETRDHLRTVYASVSDADASEFHARTSRNPRVQATVLDATDSLHEALTWLAPNPVSAGDALDSLIERQVADLRDRQHGAGAEIDAICVGLAALRPMIPVRVLAELAGVHVSVVLSFVSDLGRPLLVDGGSVQFRDEPTETWFRDRYRPKGLELEALITRLAPIADQDAYVAASLPALLFEANRFSDLVRLALSDDRLPGTALPAAKRNEIQRREIAQQRTHFALTAALRADRDFEAAQLALRLGALTAGRTRRLDLIRDHTDLAARFLDPSVLEQLVATRSITAGWPNSNLPIEGALLSGADGQTAQARNRLRSAVSWMHAWVRQSRRDDAASGVGELDILQVAWGLLNTDGPTACVSFLRSWRPRTLAFDVGVVIVRRLLDAGRLADLDDLARLAKGRYLKLAVAHVCAERNVELGTDIIERLLRPVIRRKRPIRPTRHDDFRPTVGDPVHGGLTAVNWLISRAIAEAIITPSRATQLLRRYLPENLGHRTGGRYDRDVWQLILGFTLLARLEGRTLDPLEIQGARIRDARERENFESSRELREYRENIEPLVSWAAAWLDLDLGTSAERTATFGARASGFLQAAPLEWGRERIDHTRVNVVLRIIGRAIARHPEIVDHSALIAYERTHGEVINRRTLTYLTQQAATQPSLHALSSQIAADCHRHLSNAREDAGDLAADFVQLARATQRTSSDEAAVHFRAALEITNAIGDDAWTRWSALLAIANSAGANSGYQPGRAYRLGQIAESIEHYLGDDVYHADILTAAARLSLPEALAIGSRWRDRRISPIGDLADAIVTTPSILLNADPLATLILLPLGRRYPDQSALGTSLASTSSEPFPAVLAYLRFRRAHPPTANGLEELLTASGITRETLERVDPSLLWTSEPRRAGDHSSRWSDRPDRATFDDLDLTTIEGWAKGLERGRQVHAPEDIFAYVVRSRGATPDILRAFAACPTVSFWDLRRLLESLLSQPLSMASQAVLDEVLVAGLRRFAPNFLLVTWRTLDLDHAHATTGTDTDYEHVASRALADRQAFTAEEAYALATNLARRLESDDALEIFDAAAALFDEIAPEDALDGLRPHGSTVGWDPNAATASVIWTALGDPAGQARWRAAHCVHLALVLGHTGIASHLLELALGRTDPGPFLDARLEFYERHARQWLLFGISRAAAEPSGLPTAALFLEFLVQTLNGSPHAVNTQTARDILLRLQAGGFLTLDPREKARIEGACRPIGTVRRDWGSELDELSSLAQLTTPQDAGIAHASGKDEPLLGACTGAGPASGEANTSEERERFHFFFDFRQYWCKPLGEAFALTEGSVERLVSEVLIDRWAVASRGRAEDDPRHKLDLYPSSGYSHKSEWPGEEDLDFYLAVQALYEVAGMLLAHRPVVFRSDDDADAGDSEYGRFLERHIPSRADGRWLSDRQDSEPARAIIEEHDRSGPETSGQDPYWIYQINSARFNEELRPSPDQVVVWESRYSQYYSRSERVSVHSALVNPSTATALIRALQTAPDKHAFRIPDADDEEYSSAVPGFELTGWINSPVYTSGRDCQDPYAGSMEFPPIQFAEPIPRLGSVTADTDYRIWSTGTRVVATSTQWSNYTDARQTVGSAGHSLTVDLSWLTATLRTLDRWLIVEVEVQRRSEDSSPLRGWRDDGDDEDDRMRFLQPYTKYFLFDTAGDAHEF
- a CDS encoding alkaline phosphatase D family protein codes for the protein MRTTRRRFLGYSGAGAAAVLLGIGAVPDAEASAGVRGYPFTLGIASGDPLADSVVLWTRLALDPLAPDGRGGMPNRKIPVQYQVAEDERFRRVVRAGVAFATPELGHSVHPEVGGLRPDREYWYRFRVGREVSPVGRTRTAPAPGTMPASLRFATASCQSYEAGFYTSLQHMAEEDLDLVVHLGDYIYEESYVPEPILHDGTPMPDYLRTECFDLDRYRLQYGLYKSDPHLQAAHAMCPWLTTFDDHEVENNWLGPRSEHDDEPDQDPAVFAQRKADAFQAMYENQPLRHTQMPAGPGIRIHRRIGYGTLADFTMLDSRQYRSERGRDDASATMLGGAQRDWLVEGFSSSEARWQIIGNQQPMAQIDRDPDPDAITYGAAWDNYNVEREHVLTEARERGVENIVVVTGDRHNNYFMHLKADYEDPDSPVLGTEIVGTSLASGRDGADMLPIGETYLAENPHMLFCNFQRGYNVVTLTPETMRSDYRVVPYISEPGAPIHTRASFVVENGVPGGVPD